Genomic DNA from Nitrospinota bacterium:
GCAGATGGACAAACTCCGCGGCCAGCATCTTTGCGCCCAGGAAGACCAGGATCACCGCAAGGCCGTACCGCAGATAGTGGAACATCGTCATCATCCCGGCCAGGGCGAAATACAGCGAGCGCAGCCCCAGGATCGCGAAGATGTTGGAGGTGTACACGATGAACGGATCGAGGGTGACGGCGAATATGGCCGGGATGGAGTCCATGGCGAAGATCACGTCCGAAAACTCTATCAAAACCATTGCGATGAAAATGGGGGTGGCGTGGCGCACGGAGTCCTTTGAAATAAAAAACCGGCCATCGTCCATTTCCGGCGTCACCGGCATGATCCGCCGGACGGCGCGCAGGACCAGGTTTTTCTCGAAATCAATCTCGTCGGACTCTTTGCTCGTGGCCATCTTGATCCCGGAAAACACCAGGAACGCGCCGAAAAGATACAGCGTCCAATGGAACATCTTGATGATGGCCACACCCGCCATGATGAACGAGAACCGCATGACGACGGCGCCCAGTATCCCCCAGAAAAGCACCTTGTGCTGATAGCGCGCCGGAATGGCGAAGTAGGTGAAAATGAGGTGCAGCACGAAAAGGTTGTCCACGCTCAGGGACTTTTCGATCAGGTAACCGGCGATGTAATTGAACGCGTCGTCCCAGCCGCGCACGTAATATACTCCCGCCCCGAAAGCCAGCGACATGAGGATCCATATGGCGCTCCATTTCATCGCCTCGGGGATGGATATGACATGGGCTTTCCGGTTGAGCACGCCTAAGTCGAGGGCGAGCGTGGCCATCACGAAAATATTGAATGCTATCCAGGGCCATATACCGCTCACAGCGCGCTCCTCAAGGTGTGAATTACAGCCACCCTTTGCGCTTGAAATAGAAAAGCAGTCCCACAGCGATGCCCAGGTTCACCACCCAGAAAAGGGGATAGCCATAGGTCAAGTCAAGCTCGGGAAAATGCTTGAAGTTCATCCCGTACACGCCGGCCAGGAAGGTGAGGGGGATGAATATGGTGGATATTATCGTGAGGAACTTGATGACCTCGTTTAGCCTGTTGGAGTTGGCGGAAAGGTATATGTCCAGCATCCCGCCCAGTATGTCCCGGAACGACTCGATGGCGTCCACTATGTAAATAGTATGGTCGTACACGTCCCGCAGATACAGCTTTGTGGCTTCTTTTATCAGGGGCGAGTCGCTCCTTTCAAGCTTGACGATAACTTCCCGGAGCGGCCAAACGGACTTTCGCAGGAATATGATTTCTCTTTTGAGCTTGTTAAGATCCGAAAGCGTTTTTGTGGTGGGGTTTTCCAGAAGCTCGGCCTGAAGCAGTTCGATCCGTTCGTCAAACCTTTCGAGCACCAGAAAATAGTTGTCCACGATGGTGTCCATCAGGCAATAGCCCAGATAGTCCGCGGACATTTTCCTTATCCTTCCGCCGGCGGACCGTATCCTGTCCCTGATGGGATTTAGCGCGGCGCTCTCTTTTTCATGAAAAGTGATTACATATGAGGGGCCGATGACGATGCTTATCGCCTCCGCGTTTATCTCCCCGGTCTCCGGGTGGGAAAGGATCTTCAGGTCCAGGTAGATATATTCATCGTAATCATCCATTTTCGGACGCTGGTCCACACTCTGGATATCTTCCATGGTAAGCGGGTGCATGGCGAAAACGGCGCCCATGCGCTCCAGAAGTTTCACGTCGTGGATCGTGTCCACGTTTATCCATGTGACGGTGGGGGAGGTCTTGAACGGGATGCAGGTCTCCACGGTATGGGTCTGCTCGGCGTGGAAATATTTTTCGTCGTAATCGATTATGGTGATTTTCGACGCCTCCGGCAGCGGCTCCTCCGGATGGAGAAGCGTGCCGGGTGGCATCCCGAATTTCTTCGCCCGCTTTTTTCCGTGTTTTGCCATGGCAAGGCCGCCGTAATCGATGAAAATATCCTGTGATGGTACACCAAAAAAAGCGGCTCAACGCATATTTTTCAATGAATCGGCTCCTCTCCGGAACCGGAAAAAAAACCCGCCCGCTTTAAGGCGGACGGGTATGGCGGCGTTTTAAAACTATTTGCCGTGCTTGGCGAAATAGCTTTGCGAACCTTTCGGGTCGCCTTTCATGGTGTCGGCGCCCGGTTTCCAGTTGACGGGGCAGACCTCGCCGGTCTTTTTCACCGTCTGGATCGCGGCCAGCACGCGCAGCACTTCATCCACGTTGCGGCCGATGCCAAGATCGTGGACCACTTCATAGGCCACCTTGCCGTCCGGATCTATAATGAACAGGCCGCGCAGCGTCATGCCGGCGGGGAGAAGCACTCCATAGGCCTTGCCGACGTTTTTGTTCAGGTCGGCCAGAAGCGGATACGCAAGATCGCCAAGGCCACCTTTGTTGCGCGGGGTCTCGCGCCAGGCAAGATGGGAGAACTTGCTGTCCACAGAGCAGCCCAGCACTTCGGCGCCGAGTTTGGTGAATTCGCCTATCGCTTCCGAGAAGGCGGTTATTTCCGTCGGGCAGACGAAGGTGTAGTCCAGCGGATAGAAAAACAGGACAAGCCATTTGCCCTTAAAGTCCGCAAGGGATATTTCCTTGAAAGACTTGTCCGGCAATACGGCAGTCTCCTTGAATTCCGGGGCTGGCTGTGTGACTAATGACATAAGATTCACCTCCAATAGATACTGGTTTGATCCACCTTGACAGGGAGATTATACTAGGTCTAAATCGCGTGTCAAACATAATTCAAGGGATTTGACCACACCGCGTAACCATACACTAAAAAAACGGTTTTATTCCCGCGCTGGTCAATCGTCCCAAATGTCATCGAATGTGAAAAATCCCGCAGGGAAATTTTTCCCGAAATCCGCCTTTTCCCACCTGATGGTTGCCTTGCCGCCCCCTTTCATTTTGATGACGCAGCCGGACACGTACCTGGATTCCCCCTCTCCGGCCATCGGCCCGAGATCGACGGAAAGCGCCCCCATGTCCCAGCCTTCTATGGTCACTCCGGCAAGCCTTCCTCCTTGCACAAAAAGGTCCATCGCCGGGCCGCTGGTGGTGACTTTGTATCCGGCTCCGGCCCGCGCCACTTGTATCATTTTTTCAAAGGGAGGGGGGGAGCCTGTGACGATAGTTCTTAATAGACCGGCCGGCATGACGATCCCACCGATCTGGATGCTCTTTGCAAAGTTGCCCCGGGCGATGGTTTTTTTCCCGGTATTGCCGTCCACCCTTGTGATGGTCTCCTTGCCGCCAGCAACGGCGGCCACCGCGCGGTTGGCCGCGTCCAGCGCTTCGAGCCTGTAATTGTCCCCTTCAAGCGCCAGCGCAATGGTCCCGGAGAAACTGTCTTCCCCCGCGTCCACTTTGATATGTCCGGACCCGGCGAAGGAGCGCGGCCGGGCCTCGGCCAAAGATTCGATGTCCCTTGTCACAATGTCCATCAAGGGTGGGGCGGTGGCGCAGGAGACCGCCAATACGGCCAACGCCAGCGTCAAAGGGAGGGCGCGTTTTGCCATAATGTCCGAATCAGGTTTGAAAGGCTGTTATAAGGCGGCCGGCCATCCGTCCGGGGGATGGCGAAGGGCGCCGTTACTGGCTGTCCCGCAACTTTTTCTTAAGGTCGCCGATCTTTTTCTTCACGGCGCTCCGGTCCGTTTCCCGCTTGTCTTCCGATTCGGCGGTAAGCGAACGCTCATAGGCGTCGGTGGCGGCCTTGTTTTCTCCCAGAACCGTATAGACATCCCCCAGGTGTTCCAGCACCGTCGGGTCCGGCGGAATGTTGCGCACAGCGGTGAGCAGTTTTTCCAGGGCTTCTTTAAAACGCCCTTGCTTGAAATATACCCAACCCAGCGAGTCAATAAAATAGCCGTTGTCCGGCTCTATGGCCAGCGCCTTTCCAAGATATTCCTCCGCCTCCTTGAGGTTGACGGACTTCTCGGCGTACATGTAGCCGAGATAGTTGAGCGCGTTGGCGTGGGAAGGGTCTATCTCAATCGCCTTTTTCATGGCGGCTATGCAGTTTTCATAGTCCCCCTCGCGCTCATGGACGGCGCCCATGAGGAAATAATATTTCGCCTCGGAAGGATTGAGGCTCACCGCCCTTTTGAACGATTCGATGGCCTCCTTGCCACGGTTGAGCTTGTTTTCGAGCAGGCCGGTGTAATATTGCAGCTCCGGATCGTTCGGGTCCATGTCCCGGGCGATGATGGCGCTCTTGAGGCTCTCCTCCGTCTTGCCGGCGCGCTCATAGAGCTCCGCCATTTTCACGGCGATGTCCCGGGATTCCTTCCCCCCTTCGGCCAGAAGCTGGCTCCACACCTCAATGGCCTCGTCTAGAAGCTTTAGCCGCTCGAATATCGTGGCGATGTAAAAGGCGATGCGCCGGCTTGCCGGTTCCTTCGCCCGAAGAAGCTGGAACTCCTGCAAGGCCTTCTGGTAGTCGTCCGGATTCTGGCTTTCCTCGGCCTGTTTCACATATGAAAGGCCCAGGCGGAAATGCAGGCTGGCGTCCTCCGGCTCTTTTTCCACCAGGCCTTTATATTGGTCTATCGCCTTGGAATACGACTCTTGCAGAAGATAGACCTCAGCAAGTTTTCCGCGCATCTCCTCGTCGTCC
This window encodes:
- a CDS encoding TerC family protein, which codes for MATLALDLGVLNRKAHVISIPEAMKWSAIWILMSLAFGAGVYYVRGWDDAFNYIAGYLIEKSLSVDNLFVLHLIFTYFAIPARYQHKVLFWGILGAVVMRFSFIMAGVAIIKMFHWTLYLFGAFLVFSGIKMATSKESDEIDFEKNLVLRAVRRIMPVTPEMDDGRFFISKDSVRHATPIFIAMVLIEFSDVIFAMDSIPAIFAVTLDPFIVYTSNIFAILGLRSLYFALAGMMTMFHYLRYGLAVILVFLGAKMLAAEFVHLPVLAALGIIALILVVSAAASIFFPPAKEDGKQA
- the corA gene encoding magnesium/cobalt transporter CorA, with product MAKHGKKRAKKFGMPPGTLLHPEEPLPEASKITIIDYDEKYFHAEQTHTVETCIPFKTSPTVTWINVDTIHDVKLLERMGAVFAMHPLTMEDIQSVDQRPKMDDYDEYIYLDLKILSHPETGEINAEAISIVIGPSYVITFHEKESAALNPIRDRIRSAGGRIRKMSADYLGYCLMDTIVDNYFLVLERFDERIELLQAELLENPTTKTLSDLNKLKREIIFLRKSVWPLREVIVKLERSDSPLIKEATKLYLRDVYDHTIYIVDAIESFRDILGGMLDIYLSANSNRLNEVIKFLTIISTIFIPLTFLAGVYGMNFKHFPELDLTYGYPLFWVVNLGIAVGLLFYFKRKGWL
- a CDS encoding peroxiredoxin, whose protein sequence is MSLVTQPAPEFKETAVLPDKSFKEISLADFKGKWLVLFFYPLDYTFVCPTEITAFSEAIGEFTKLGAEVLGCSVDSKFSHLAWRETPRNKGGLGDLAYPLLADLNKNVGKAYGVLLPAGMTLRGLFIIDPDGKVAYEVVHDLGIGRNVDEVLRVLAAIQTVKKTGEVCPVNWKPGADTMKGDPKGSQSYFAKHGK
- a CDS encoding tetratricopeptide repeat protein; this translates as MNLQKVLASAAVLALFLASSCATAPAARLEPSEAPPAAKSEDPKPESVIAEPAMDRSFAYYQFTLGLLAERRGDYKEALRRYEMAVEEDEGLVQSYERMAGLYLRMGRVEDAQKAAETALESEPDYVPCLVIIGGIHSSMGRFEKAAKYFSRITELDPKNKEAWIYLSLALLQDKEYEAAITALDKFGGVFPDDPVGLYYKGRIYIQMGKNAEAEKLYKDVIKRFPEFSKGYEGLALAYKAGKNLEKAAEVYRKYLESYPDDEEMRGKLAEVYLLQESYSKAIDQYKGLVEKEPEDASLHFRLGLSYVKQAEESQNPDDYQKALQEFQLLRAKEPASRRIAFYIATIFERLKLLDEAIEVWSQLLAEGGKESRDIAVKMAELYERAGKTEESLKSAIIARDMDPNDPELQYYTGLLENKLNRGKEAIESFKRAVSLNPSEAKYYFLMGAVHEREGDYENCIAAMKKAIEIDPSHANALNYLGYMYAEKSVNLKEAEEYLGKALAIEPDNGYFIDSLGWVYFKQGRFKEALEKLLTAVRNIPPDPTVLEHLGDVYTVLGENKAATDAYERSLTAESEDKRETDRSAVKKKIGDLKKKLRDSQ